One genomic segment of Pseudomonadota bacterium includes these proteins:
- a CDS encoding transposase has translation MDTSSKSEQGGKRQFRSVQEKLRIVEEASRPGASVAAVALRNGVNANLVFGWRRLHRRGLLERQREMGPRLLPVKVTMPTLTPSERATAPATTRAKVPAAQTPICVEIAFAGAVSVRLHGEIPPATLTHILEWASRR, from the coding sequence ATGGACACTTCGAGCAAGAGTGAGCAAGGCGGCAAGCGTCAGTTTCGATCAGTGCAAGAGAAGCTGCGGATTGTCGAAGAAGCGAGCCGGCCTGGTGCGTCGGTTGCGGCGGTGGCGCTTCGTAACGGCGTGAACGCCAACCTGGTGTTTGGATGGCGACGACTGCACCGGCGCGGATTGCTCGAGCGCCAGCGCGAGATGGGGCCGCGGCTGCTGCCGGTGAAGGTGACGATGCCGACGCTGACGCCGAGCGAGCGGGCAACGGCACCGGCGACGACGCGCGCCAAGGTTCCCGCAGCGCAGACTCCCATCTGTGTCGAGATCGCGTTCGCGGGCGCCGTGAGCGTGCGATTACACGGCGAGATCCCGCCCGCGACGCTCACCCACATCCTCGAGTGGGCTTCTCGTCGATGA
- the tnpB gene encoding IS66 family insertion sequence element accessory protein TnpB (TnpB, as the term is used for proteins encoded by IS66 family insertion elements, is considered an accessory protein, since TnpC, encoded by a neighboring gene, is a DDE family transposase.) gives MIALPAGVKVWLAAGATDMRKGFDGLAASVQEQLAEDPFSGQLFVFRGRAGDRVKILWWSGDGMCLFAKRLERGRFVWPQATHGSVNLTGAQLSMLLEGIDWRRIERTYEPTLAV, from the coding sequence ATGATCGCGCTGCCGGCGGGAGTGAAGGTGTGGCTGGCCGCCGGCGCCACTGACATGCGTAAAGGGTTCGACGGCCTTGCTGCAAGCGTGCAGGAGCAACTCGCCGAGGATCCGTTCTCCGGACAGCTGTTTGTGTTTCGTGGCCGAGCGGGCGATCGGGTGAAGATCCTGTGGTGGAGCGGTGATGGGATGTGTCTTTTTGCCAAACGACTTGAGCGCGGCCGGTTCGTATGGCCGCAGGCAACCCATGGCTCGGTCAACTTGACCGGCGCGCAGCTGTCGATGCTGCTGGAAGGGATCGACTGGCGGCGTATCGAGCGCACGTACGAGCCGACGCTGGCGGTGTGA
- a CDS encoding IS66 family transposase: protein MALTREQLPKDLETLTTFALTQALELEKLRFEIAVLKRQKYGRSSEQADRELLQMQLRLEDLESQLAARPAHTQPPPKEPAVKPVRRPLPEHLPRESIVHESACACPECGGALRPAGEDVAEMIEWISERYKVIRHVRPKFSCVKCEKLVQAPAPARPIARGLAGPGMLAHVLVSKYADHLPLYRQSQIFARDGIDLDRSTLADWVGGASELLSPLLEALGRYVLSAEKLHADDTPVPVLAPGRGTTKQGRLWTYVRDDRPAGSTEPPAVLMRYSPDRKAERPNAHLTTFVGVLQADGYAGFKGLYDRPKDPLIEAACWAHARRKFFDLHAANGSPVAAEALARIGELYAIEDEIRGSPPDQRREVRQARAGPALHALHAWLHEQLSKVAQKSQFALAIRYTLSRWTALTRYRDDGRIEIDNNAAERSLRTVALGRKNWLFAGCDDGGERAAGIYSLIATAQLNSLNIEAYLRYLFERLPEHPINHVDELLPWAIAAELPELKLAA, encoded by the coding sequence ATGGCGCTCACACGCGAGCAACTGCCGAAGGATCTCGAGACTCTCACGACCTTCGCGCTCACCCAGGCACTCGAGCTCGAGAAGCTGCGCTTCGAGATCGCGGTGCTCAAGCGCCAGAAGTACGGCCGATCCTCAGAACAAGCCGACCGGGAGCTCTTGCAGATGCAGCTTCGGCTCGAGGATCTGGAGTCGCAGCTCGCCGCCCGTCCCGCGCACACGCAACCGCCCCCGAAGGAGCCGGCGGTCAAGCCCGTGCGCCGGCCGCTTCCCGAGCATCTGCCGCGCGAGTCGATCGTGCACGAGAGCGCCTGCGCCTGCCCGGAGTGCGGCGGCGCGCTGCGCCCCGCAGGCGAAGACGTCGCCGAGATGATCGAGTGGATCTCGGAGCGCTACAAAGTCATCCGTCACGTGCGGCCGAAGTTCTCGTGCGTGAAGTGCGAGAAGCTCGTGCAGGCACCGGCTCCTGCTCGTCCGATTGCCCGAGGCCTTGCCGGTCCCGGGATGCTCGCACACGTCCTGGTATCCAAGTATGCCGATCATCTGCCGCTGTATCGGCAGAGCCAGATCTTTGCCCGCGATGGGATCGATCTGGACCGTTCAACGCTCGCCGACTGGGTCGGAGGCGCAAGCGAGTTGCTCTCGCCGCTCCTCGAGGCACTGGGCCGCTACGTGTTGTCGGCCGAGAAGCTGCACGCCGACGACACGCCGGTGCCGGTTCTGGCCCCTGGTCGTGGCACGACCAAGCAAGGACGGCTGTGGACTTACGTGCGCGATGATCGGCCTGCCGGATCCACAGAGCCGCCAGCGGTGCTCATGCGCTACTCGCCGGATCGTAAAGCCGAGCGGCCCAACGCTCACCTAACTACGTTCGTCGGAGTCCTGCAGGCCGACGGATATGCCGGGTTCAAGGGACTGTACGACCGACCCAAAGATCCGCTGATCGAGGCGGCTTGCTGGGCGCACGCGCGGCGCAAGTTCTTCGACTTGCACGCCGCGAACGGCTCTCCCGTCGCCGCCGAAGCGCTCGCGCGCATCGGCGAACTCTACGCAATCGAGGATGAGATCCGAGGCTCGCCGCCCGATCAACGTCGAGAAGTACGCCAGGCCCGCGCCGGTCCCGCACTCCACGCCTTGCACGCCTGGCTGCACGAGCAGTTGTCGAAGGTCGCCCAGAAGAGCCAGTTCGCGCTCGCGATCCGTTACACGCTCTCGCGCTGGACGGCGCTCACGCGTTATCGCGACGACGGGCGCATCGAGATCGACAACAACGCGGCGGAGCGATCCTTGCGCACGGTCGCGCTCGGGCGCAAGAACTGGCTCTTTGCCGGCTGCGATGATGGCGGCGAGCGTGCTGCCGGGATCTACTCGCTCATCGCGACCGCGCAGCTCAACAGCTTGAACATCGAGGCGTATCTGCGCTACCTGTTCGAACGCCTGCCCGAGCATCCGATCAACCACGTCGATGAACTCCTGCCATGGGCCATCGCCGCCGAACTACCTGAGCTCAAGCTCGCCGCCTGA
- a CDS encoding BrnT family toxin, protein MRITFDPAKRAATLEERGLDFADAAEVFDGITAEAEDTRKDYGETRIICFGLLRGRLVQIVYTPRDAGRHIISMRKANGREKARLAPLLGI, encoded by the coding sequence GTGCGCATTACCTTCGATCCAGCCAAGCGAGCCGCCACGCTGGAAGAGCGAGGCCTCGATTTCGCGGATGCCGCCGAGGTTTTCGATGGAATCACGGCCGAAGCGGAGGACACGCGCAAAGACTACGGAGAGACGAGAATCATTTGTTTCGGCCTGCTGCGAGGCCGGCTTGTGCAGATCGTCTATACGCCGCGTGACGCTGGGCGTCACATCATCAGTATGAGGAAAGCCAATGGCCGCGAAAAAGCGCGTCTCGCGCCGCTCCTTGGGATCTGA
- a CDS encoding BrnA antitoxin family protein, whose product MAAKKRVSRRSLGSDLKRVDEHRIKPHEYVDGPRLTPELLGRMVVKKRGRPISGNARRLLTLRLPVEVIERWKATGPGWQTRMADRLTKTR is encoded by the coding sequence ATGGCCGCGAAAAAGCGCGTCTCGCGCCGCTCCTTGGGATCTGATCTCAAGCGCGTCGACGAACACCGGATCAAGCCGCACGAGTACGTGGATGGCCCACGCCTGACGCCTGAATTGCTTGGTCGCATGGTAGTGAAGAAGCGCGGGCGCCCAATTTCTGGCAATGCACGAAGGCTTCTGACATTGCGCCTTCCGGTCGAGGTCATCGAACGCTGGAAGGCCACTGGCCCTGGCTGGCAAACGCGCATGGCCGACCGTCTTACTAAGACGCGCTAG